Proteins co-encoded in one Brassica rapa cultivar Chiifu-401-42 chromosome A02, CAAS_Brap_v3.01, whole genome shotgun sequence genomic window:
- the LOC103854605 gene encoding zinc finger CCHC domain-containing protein 10, producing MSDAKEEKSQVAADRIKAAALTAAKGLSRTQAERAATAAARNVNAYGQKEEGPSRWQEKREAKRQMYLMSTEKAVRLGERKDNKSVSASAVVGGGGSQCQKCFQTGHWTYECKNERVYVSRPSRTQQLKNPKLRTKPSVDDLDGGGDDGKIEVANGKGEGERRAKRKQRSKSDSGSDSEASVFESSDGSESSGESDSEYSSSSESEEERRRRRSKRTSKKKKPKQRKERRRRRRYSSCSSSSEEESSDSESGSDSESDDDRRSSRKKKSKRHSKRR from the coding sequence ATGTCCGATGCAAAGGAGGAGAAATCACAGGTTGCAGCCGACAGAATCAAAGCCGCTGCACTCACCGCCGCCAAAGGTCTTAGCCGTACTCAAGCCGAGCGAGCAGCAACCGCAGCTGCTCGTAACGTCAACGCTTACGGGCAAAAGGAAGAAGGTCCTAGCCGATGGCAGGAGAAACGGGAAGCCAAGAGGCAGATGTACTTGATGAGTACCGAGAAAGCCGTTAGGCTTGGGGAGAGGAAAGACAACAAGTCTGTGTCAGCTTCTGCTGTTGTTGGAGGAGGCGGTTCTCAGTGTCAGAAGTGTTTTCAGACGGGGCACTGGACTTATGAGTGTAAGAACGAGAGGGTTTATGTGTCGAGACCGTCGAGGACTCAGCAGCTTAAGAATCCTAAACTGAGGACGAAGCCTTCTGTTGATGATCTTGATGGTGGTGGCGATGATGGGAAGATAGAGGTAGCGAATGGGAAAGGAGAAGGTGAGAGGAGGGCTAAGAGGAAGCAGAGGTCGAAGTCTGATTCTGGTAGTGATAGTGAAGCATCTGTGTTTGAAAGTAGTGATGGGTCTGAGTCGTCTGGGGAGAGTGATTCGGAGTACAGTTCGTCGTCTGAGTCAGAggaggagaggaggaggaggaggagtaaGAGGacgagcaagaagaagaagccaaagcAGAGGAAGGaaaggaggagaaggagaagatacagctcttgttcttcttcatctGAGGAGGAGTCATCTGATTCAGAATCAGGTTCTGACTCGGAGTCGGATGATGACAGAAGAAGCAGtagaaagaagaagagcaagaGGCACAGCAAACGTCGTTGA
- the LOC103854601 gene encoding ATP-citrate synthase beta chain protein 2 — MATGQLFSRTTQALFYNYKQLPVQRMLDFDFLCGRETPSVAGIINPGSEGFQKLFFGQEEIAIPVHASIEAACAAHPTADVFINFASFRSAAASSMAALKQPTIKVVAIIAEGVPESDTKHLIAYARANNKVVIGPATVGGIQAGAFKIGDTAGTIDNIIQCKLYRPGSVGFVSKSGGMSNEMYNTVARVTDGIYEGIAIGGDVFPGSTLSDHILRFNNIPQIKMMVVLGELGGRDEYSLVEALKQGKVNKPVVAWVSGTCARLFKSEVQFGHAGAKSGGEMESAQAKNQALMDAGAIVPTSFEALESAIKETFEKLVEEGKVSSIKEVTPPQIPEDLSSAIKSGKVRAPTHIISTISDDRGEEPCYAGVPMSSIIEQGLGVGDVISLLWFKRSLPRYCTKFIEICIMLCADHGPCVSGAHNTIVTARAGKDLVSSLVSGLLTIGPRFGGAIDDAARYFKDACDRNLTPYEFVEGMKKKGIRVPGIGHRIKSRDNRDKRVELLQKFARSNFPSVKYMEYAVTVESYTLSKANNLVLNVDGAIGSLFLDLLAGSGIFSKQEIDEIVLIGYLNGLFVLARSIGLIGHTFDQKRLKQPLYRHPWEDVLYTQ, encoded by the exons ATGGCAACGGGACAGCTGTTTTCTCGGACCACACAAGCTCTGTTCTACAACTACAAGCAGCTTCCTGTTCAACGAATGCTCGACTTCGACTTCCTCTGTG GACGTGAAACGCCTTCTGTTGCTGGAATCATCAACCCTGGCTCTGAAGGGTTTCAGAAACTCTTCTTCGGACAGGAGGAGATCGCTATCCCTGTTCACGCCTC CATTGAGGCAGCCTGTGCTGCTCATCCAACTGCGGATGTATTCATCAACTTCGCATCTTTCAGGAG TGCTGCTGCTTCATCCATGGCTGCTTTGAAGCAACCAACTATCAAAGTTGTGGCAATTATAGCGGAAGGTGTTCCAGAATCGGACACCAAGCACCTGATTGCTTATGCTCGTGCAAACAACAAG GTTGTGATTGGACCAGCTACTGTTGGAGGTATTCAAGCTGGAGCATTTAAGATTGGTGACACTGCAGGAACTATTGATAACATTATCCAGTGCAAGCTGTACAGACCTGGATCTGTTGGTTTTGTCTCCAAATCT GGTGGAATGTCTAATGAAATGTACAATACTGTTGCTCGTGTGACTGATGGGATCTACGAAG GCATTGCTATTGGTGGAGACGTGTTCCCAGGATCAACTTTATCTGACCACATCCTGCGGTTTAATAACATCCCACAG ATAAAGATGATGGTTGTGCTTGGGGAGCTTGGAGGAAGAGATGAATACTCTCTTGTTGAGGCTTTGAAACAAGGGAAAGTGAATAAACCTGTTGTTGCTTGGGTCAGTGGGACTTGTGCACGGCTCTTCAAGTCTGAAGTACAGTTTGGTCACGCT GGTGCTAAAAGTGGTGGCGAGATGGAGTCTGCACAAGCCAAGAATCAAGCTCTAATGGATGCTGGAGCTATTGTTCCCACTTCATTTGAAGCCCTGGAGTCTGCAATCAAAGAGACTTTTGAGAAACTG GTTGAAGAAGGAAAGGTCTCTTCTATCAAGGAAGTGACTCCTCCACAGATCCCTGAGGATCTCAGTTCGGCAATTAAGAGTGGGAAAGTCCGGGCTCCTACTCACATCATCTCCACCATTTCTGATGACAGAG GGGAGGAGCCATGCTATGCTGGTGTTCCAATGTCTTCCATCATTGAACAAGGCTTAGGAGTGGGTGATGTCATTTCCCTGCTATGGTTCAAACGTAGTCTTCCTCGTTACTGTACAAAATTCATTGAG ATATGCATTATGCTGTGTGCTGATCATGGTCCATGCGTCTCCGGGGCTCACAACACCATTGTAACAGCAAGAGCAGGGAAAGACCTTGTATCAAGCCTTGTCTCAG GTTTATTAACCATTGGTCCTCGGTTTGGTGGAGCCATTGATGACGCTGCTAGATACTTCAAGGACGCATGTGACAGA AATCTCACACCTTATGAGTTTGTTGAGGGAATGAAGAAGAAGGGAATCAGAGTCCCTGGGATCGGACACAG GATCAAGAGCAGAGACAACAGAGACAAGAGAGTGGAGCTGCTTCAGAAATTTGCTAGGTCTAACTTCCCGTCAGTGAAGTACATGGAATACGCAGTAACAGTGGAAAGCTACACGCTCTCAAAGGCAAACAACCTCGTACTCAACGTTGATGGAGCCATTGGATCTCTCTTTTTGGACCTTCTAGCTGGAAGTGGGATATTCAGTAAACAGGAGATCGATGAGATTGTTCTGATTGGTTACCTCAACGGTCTCTTTGTTCTTGCTCGCTCCATTGGTTTGATAGGGCACACCTTTGATCAGAAGAGATTGAAGCAGCCACTGTATCGTCACCCATGGGAAGATGTATTGTACACCCAGTAA
- the LOC103854602 gene encoding bromodomain and WD repeat-containing protein 3: protein MALRKNTPKADSVSLPMKPLNFSRKLPGNDPDIAQDVVRTDIDLDQREVYFLMLHLLSSGPCQRTYALLRHELLEHELLPRRYHAWYSRSGLPSGDENDDGNSFPLNYAELAKRYSHVKRDHLVELLKQLVFVSSRRTPSRGLGDGNKLVTAGVPTLLGTGSFSLLSYDKDIVGSDLKPPPIGMRWPHMHADQVRGLSLREIGGGFARHHRAPSIRAACYVIVKPSTMVQKMQNIKRLRGHRNAVYCAILDRSGRYVITGSDDRLVKVWSMETAYCLASCRGHEGDITDLAVNSNNTFIASASNDCVIRVWRLPDGLPVSVLRGHIGAITAIAFSPRPGSPYQLLSSSDDGTCRIWDARGAQFAPRIYIPRPPSPDGKNNGPSSSDAQQSHQIFSCAFNASGSVFVTGSSDTLARVYSVWSASRISNDDPEQPNHEMDVLAGHENDVNYVQFSGCAAGSKFADYSKDDSVPKFKSSWFCHDNIVTCSRDGSAIIWIPRSRRSHGKSCRWTRAYHLKVPPPPMPPQPPRGGPRQRILPTPRGVNMIAWSLDNRFVLAAIMDCRICVWNASDGSLVHSLTGHTASTYVMDVHPFNPRIAMSAGYDGKTIVWDIWEGKPIHTYDISHFKLVDGKFSPDGTSIILSDDVGQLYVLSTGQGDSQKDAKYDQFFLGDYRPLIQDIYGNVLDQESQLPPYRRNMEDPLCDSAMIPYEEPYQTMFQKRRLGALGKEWRPSSLKLAIGPDITLDQDYQMPPLADLDLAEPMPEFVDVMEWEPEIDILSDGNDSEYNVPEEDSSGKEQECLNSLTSSESGSSSSEGDEDGGHQNSRRRSKRRKHKTGAEIMTSSGRRFRKRNFDELEGATNKNKRTRKSRSGRKKSKRKSSKSKSSRPRRAAAQNALSWFSKITGTSKDAEEEEDISELSESSESESTTEDSGTGDSELDVALVNGHDKQSKGKDILVCDSDNGAQQCDVSETQPAERRRLVVRFPVKSSDKLSLLENLPGTSSYAPTPTLGNGCAEDSRVSGNFEVSTNHLDASKVKWGMVKARTSKRMRTESMSSHGLMGSEPDGEENNLSKEADHHDNGVTAPNCLELRTDIDGIAVDTDTVISNGLPNGEERCLRVDGSPSRVADEGASNCSQDVTGRLHDLKDSLPPISRTLRIRSKRVSRAPDTSLKQEVKSSSINQENGGSDALNDGSANTKLDLALDNQKDGLVGTELPLTNDCVHESKPLTSDPVSVDVPVSHPKRMFDYVYRRKKSRKQENNSDRGATLTQETSPGSCSQDQSSGANTHEGVPNGLHETESNGLEKPESSLTHIRDKLSDSHGNQNSQEECISTSGATLRSRSTRNRKSTYPFSESKPVETKKLQQSIEKVSWLTLSTHEEGSRYIPQKGDEVAYLRQGHQEYLNFSSLREVAPWTSIKAGNIKAVEICKVESLEYATLPGSGDSCCKMILKVIDPNSEVFDKTFKLTLPEVVSFPDFLVERSRYEAAIQRNWTFRDKCKVWWRDEGEEDGNWWEGRILAVKAKSPDFPDSPWERYTVRYKNDPTETHLHSPWELFDADTKWEQPHMDDEKRNRLLLALTKLETSDKRTKDSYGLQKLKQTVGSSSYTNRFPVPLSIEVIRSRLENNYYRSVEALRHDVEVMLSNAETFFGRNKSVAAKISRLSKWFDRTLPSL from the exons ATGGCTCTTAGGAAAAATACTCCGAAAGCTGATTCGGTCTCTCTCCCTATGAAGCCTTTGAATTTTTCCAGAAAGTTGCCAGGGAATGACCCAGATATTGCTCAAGATGTTGTGCGGACTGACATTGATTTGGACCAGCGGGAAGTTTACTTTTTGATGCTCCACTTACTGTCCTCTGGGCCTTGCCAAAGAACCTATGCACTGTTGCGACATGAACTTCTTGAACACGAGCTTCTTCCTAGAAGATATCATGCTTGGTACTCGAGGAGTGGATTGCCTAGCGGGGATGAGAATGATGATGGAAACTCCTTTCCTTTAAACTATGCTGAGTTGGCTAAGAG GTATTCTCACGTAAAAAGAGATCACTTGGTGGAGCTTCTGAAGCAGTTGGTCTTTGTTTCAAGTAGGCGTACACCCTCACGAGGGCTTGGTGATGGAAATAAACTAGTTACAGCTGGTGTCCCAACGCTTTTAGGGACTGGATCGTTCTCCCTTTTGAGCT ACGACAAGGACATAGTTGGAAGTGATCTCAAACCACCACCTATAGGGATGCGTTGGCCTCATATGCATGCTGATCAGGTGCGTGGTTTAAGTTTGAGAGAAATTGGTGGTGGTTTTGCCAGACATCATCGAGCCCCATCAATTCGTGCAGCATGCTATGTCATTGTAAAACCATCTACAATGGTACAAAAGATGCAGAACATCAAGAGGCTACGTGGGCACAGAAATGCTGTGTACTGTG CTATACTTGACCGCTCAGGAAGGTATGTAATCACTGGTTCAGATGATCGCCTTGTAAAAGTATGGTCAATGGAAACTGCATACTGCCTGGCCAGCTGTCGAGGGCATGAA GGTGACATAACTGATCTTGCTGTGAATTCGAACAACACTTTCATAGCATCCGCTTCAAATGATTGTGTGATCCGTGTT TGGAGATTGCCAGATGGGTTACCAGTTTCGGTACTTCGTGGACATATTGGAGCTATTACTGCTATTGCATTTAGTCCCAGACCTGGATCCCCGTACCAACTTCTTTC ATCGTCGGATGATGGTACATGCAGGATATGGGATGCTCGGGGTGCCCAATTTGCTCCGCGGATATATATCCCTAGGCCTCCTAGTCCTGATG GGAAGAACAATGGCCCTTCTTCTAGTGACGCTCAGCAGAGTCACCAAATTTTTTCCTGCGCATTCAATGCCAGTGGATCTGTCTTTGTCACTGGTAGCTCTGACACTCTTGCCAGAGTATACTCG GTTTGGAGTGCTAGTAGGATCAGTAATGATGACCCAGAGCAGCCAAATCATGAGATGGATGTTTTGGCTGGACATGAGAATGATGTTAATTATGTTCAGTTCAG TGGTTGTGCTGCAGGATCTAAATTTGCCGACTACTCAAAAGACGATAGTGTTCCAAAATTTAAGAGCTCCTG GTTCTGTCATGATAACATAGTTACATGCTCTCGTGATGGTAGTGCAATCATTTGGATCCCAAGATCTCGGAGATCACAT GGAAAAAGCTGCCGATGGACACGAGCATATCATCTCAAGGTTCCACCTCCGCCCATGCCTCCTCAACCCCCTAGAGGTGGGCCACGTCAAAGGATCCTGCCTACTCCCCGTGGGGTTAACATGATTGCTTGGAGTCTGGATAATCGTTTTGTTCTTGCCGCTATCATGG ATTGTAGAATATGCGTGTGGAATGCCTCTGATGGTAGCTTGGTACATTCTTTAACTGGCCATACAGCATCT ACATATGTTATGGACGTCCATCCTTTCAATCCTCGGATAGCTATGAGTGCTGGCTATGATGGAAAAACAATAGTGTGGGAT ATATGGGAAGGAAAACCTATCCACACATACGATATTTCACACTTCAAGTTGGTCGATGGGAAGTTTTCACC aGATGGAACGTCAATAATACTTTCAGATGATGTAGGGCAACTGTACGTATTAAGCACAGGCCAAGGGGATTCTCAAAAGGACGCTAAATATGATCAG TTTTTCCTGGGGGATTACCGGCCATTAATTCAGGACATATATGGGAATGTCCTTGACCAG GAATCTCAGCTTCCACCTTATCGCCGAAATATGGAGGACCCTCTTTGTGATTCAG CGATGATTCCATATGAAGAGCCATATCAGACCATGTTTCAGAAACGGCGACTTGGCGCCTTAGGCAAAGAATGGCGACCATCTTCTTTAAAGCTTGCTATAGGGCCAGATATCACTTTAGATCAAGATTACCAAATGCCACCTTTGGCAGATCTAGACTTAGCTGAGCCGATGCCAGAATTTGTAGATGTGATGGAGTGGGAACCAGAAATCGATATCTTAAGCGATGGAAATGACTCCGAATACAATGTGCCAGAAGAGGATTCGTCTGGAAAAGAGCAAGAATGTTTAAATTCTTTAACTTCTAGCGAGTCAGGTTCCAGTTCTAGTGAAGGCGATGAGGATGGTGGTCATCAGAATAGCCGTAGAAGATCCAAAAGGAGAAAACATAAAACAGGA GCTGAGATCATGACTTCTTCGGGTAGGCGTTTTAGAAAGAGAAACTTTGATGAGCTTGAAGGTGCTACAAACAAGAACAAACGTACCAGGAAATCTAGGAGTGGTCGTAAAAAATCCAAAAGGAaatcttcaaaatctaaatCGTCCAGACCTAGGCGAGCGGCTGCACAAAATGCACTCTCTTGGTTTTCTAAGATTACAGGTACATCTAAAGAtgcagaagaggaagaagatatcTCTGAATTGAGTGAGTCATCAGAAAGTGAATCGACAACAGAGGATTCAGGCACTGGGGATAGTGAACTTGATGTCGCTTTGGTAAATGGGCATGACAAGCAATCAAAGGGGAAAGATATTCTCGTATGTGATTCAGACAATGGGGCTCAACAGTGTGATGTTAGCGAAACTCAACCTGCTGAACGAAGGAGATTGGTTGTTAGGTTTCCTGTTAAGAGTTCAGATAAGCTTTCCTTGCTGGAGAACCTACCTGGAACATCTTCCTATGCTCCAACTCCAACTTTAGGGAATGGCTGTGCTGAAGACTCAAGGGTTTCTGGGAACTTTGAAGTTTCCACAAATCACTTAGATGCAAGCAAAGTAAAATGGGGAATGGTTAAGGCTCGTACATCAAAGCGAATGAGAACTGAATCAATGTCATCGCATGGACTTATGGGCTCTGAGCCAGATGGAGAAGAAAATAATCTTAGCAAAGAGGCAGATCACCATGATAATGGTGTTACAGCACCTAATTGTTTGGAATTAAGAACAGATATCGATGGAATTGCAGTTGACACTGACACGGTGATTTCTAATGGTTTGCCAAATGGTGAAGAACGATGCCTAAGAGTGGATGGGTCGCCAAGTCGAGTGGCTGATGAGGGTGCCTCTAACTGTTCTCAGGATGTAACAGGTCGCTTGCATGATCTAAAAGATAGCCTTCCACCTATCTCTAGGACGTTGAGGATACGCTCCAAGAGGGTTTCAAGGGCTCCTGATACATCTTTGAAGCAAGAAGTAAAATCTTCATCTATAAATCAAGAGAATGGTGGCTCTGACGCGTTAAATGATGGTTCTGCAAACACTAAATTGGATTTGGCATTGGACAACCAAAAGGATGGTTTGGTTGGAACAGAGCTACCTCTGACAAATGATTGTGTGCATGAATCAAAACCGCTGACCAGTGACCCTGTCTCAGTTGATGTTCCTGTGTCACATCCTAAACGGATGTTTGATTATGTCTATAGACGAAAGAAGTCACGAAAGCAGGAGAATAACTCAGACCGGGGTGCTACTCTGACTCAAGAAACAAGTCCAGGTTCGTGTAGTCAGGATCAAAGTAGTGGTGCTAATACCCACGAAGGTGTCCCTAATGGGCTCCATGAGACCGAGTCAAATGGTTTGGAGAAGCCGGAAAGCAGTTTGACACACATCCGAGATAAACTAAGTGATTCACATGGAAACCAAAACTCTCAAGAAGAATGTATATCAACTTCTGGGGCAACACTTCGGTCGAGATCCACAAGGAATAGAAAGTCTACTTATCCTTTTAGTGAAAGTAAACCTGTTGAGACAAAGAAGCTTCAGCAGTCGATAGAAAAGGTATCTTGGTTAACATTATCGACACATGAAGAGGGTTCTCGTTATATCCCACAAAAGGGAGATGAGGTTGCTTATTTGCGACAG GGGCATCAAGAATACTTGAACTTCAGCTCCCTGAGGGAAGTGGCTCCTTGGACTTCAATAAAGGCAGGAAATATAAAGGCGGTGGAGATTTGTAAAGTGGAAAGTCTCGAATACGCAACACTACCTGGTTCTGGGGATAGCTGCTGCAAAATGATACTTAAAGTCATCGACCCCAACTCCGAAGTATTCGACAAAACTTTCAAGCTGACATTGCCTGAGGTGGTGAGCTTTCCAGATTTTCTCGTGGAAAGGAGTCGGTATGAAGCAGCGATACAGAGGAACTGGACTTTCAGGGATAAGTGTAAGGTTTGGTGGAGAGACGAAGGCGAAGAAGATGGTAATTGGTGGGAAGGACGGATTCTAGCTGTGAAGGCCAAGTCACCTGATTTTCCTGATAGTCCGTGGGAGAGGTACACAGTTAGATACAAGAATGATCCGACTGAGACGCATCTTCACAGTCCGTGGGAGCTTTTTGATGCTGATACCAAGTGGGAGCAGCCTCACATGGATGATGAGAAACGAAACCGTCTGCTCTTGGCCTTAACAAAGTTGGAGACTTCTGATAAAAGAACCAAG GATTCTTATGGCCTGCAAAAACTGAAGCAGACCGTGGGAAGTTCGAGCTACACCAACAG GTTCCCAGTTCCTTTGTCGATTGAAGTAATCAGATCAAGGCTTGAGAACAACTATTACCGGAGTGTGGAAGCATTAAGACACGACGTAGAAGTTATGTTGTCCAATGCGGAAACTTTCTTTGGTCGAAATAAAAGCGTAGCAGCCAAAATCTCGCGTCTCTCTAAATGGTTCGACCGCACGCTACCTTCTTTGTAG
- the LOC103854604 gene encoding uncharacterized protein LOC103854604, whose protein sequence is MLRNVVPWNISNQNVVGLLIRQFATKPKPKMKPIELNTPPEQTQTITRVIFDVLKEHGPLTIAETWDRVKEVGLRGLTSKRHMKIILRWMRERQKLKLICNHVGPHKQFLYTTWFTKHNPSKFSKPPENLTGKSSGHPKLP, encoded by the exons ATGTTGCGGAACGTGGTGCCTTGGAACATAAGCAATCAAAATGTAGTTGGATTGTTGATAAGGCAATTCGCGACGAAACCTAAACCTAAGATGAAACCCATCGAGCTGAACACACCACCGGAGCAAACCCAGACGATCACCCGAGTGATCTTTGATGTTTTGAAGGAACATGGACCTCTCACCATCGCTGAAACTTGGGATCGTGTCAAG GAAGTGGGATTAAGAGGGTTAACGAGCAAGAGGCACATGAAGATAATACTAAGGTGGATGAGAGAAAGACAGAAGCTGAAGCTAATATGTAACCATGTTGGTCCTCACAAGCAGTTTCTGTACACTACTTGGTTCACTAAACACAACCCTTCTAAATTCTCTAAGCCCCCGGAAAATCTCACCGGAAAATCTTCCGGCCACCCTAAACTTCCATGA